The genomic region GACCCCGCGCGAGGCGATCGCGGCGGCGCTGATCGAGACGCAGGGCGAAGCCTGATGCGACTCTGGTTGATCGGGTGCGGCAACATGGCCGGCGCGATGCTCGCGCGCTGGATCGACAGCGGCACGGTGCGGGCGGGCGACGTGCATGTCGTCAATCGCAAGGATCGCGCGCTGCCCGCCGGCGTCCATCAGGCGCGCGAGCTGCCGGCGGAGGGGGCGCCCGATGTCGTCGTGCTCGGGGTCAAGCCGCAACAGCTTGCCGATGCCGCCGCGCGCTATGCCGCGCGGCTGCGCGAGGCGCCGATCCTGCTTTCGATTCTCGCTGGCGTGGACGAGGCGGTGCTGTCGCGGGCCTTCCCCGGGCCGACACCGGTGCCGGTGATGCCCAACCTGCCGGTCGCGCTGGGGCAGGGGGTATGCGTGGTCAACGCGCCTTCGGCTTCCGCCGCGACGCGGGCGACCGTGGATGCGCTGCTCGCGCCGCTGGGCGAGGTGATGTGGGCGCGGGGGGCGGAATATGCGGCGGCCTCCACGCTCTCCGGGTGCGGTCCGGCCTATCTGTTCCGCTTCATCGACGCGCTGGCGAAGGCGGCCACGGCGCTGGGGTTGGGCGAGGCGGATGCCGCGCGGCTTGCGCTCGCCACGGTGCGCGGCGCGGCGTCACTGGCGGAGGCGGACGGCCGCTCGCCCGCCGTGCTTGCCGATGCGGTGGCCAGCCCCGGCGGGATGACGCGCGCCGGATTGAACGTGCTTGACGAGGACGGCGCGCTCGATCGACTGGTCCGCGCAACGCTTGCCGCCGCCGCCGCGCGTGGGGAGGAGATGGCGGCAGCCGCGCGCGGCTGACCGCATGGATTTCAGCGGCGCAGCGCCTCGACGCGCGCACGCTCGTCTTCCGGGATCAGTCCTTCCAGCACCGCCCAGAAGCCGGTCACCGCTTCCTGTCCGGCCTTGGAATAGGCGCCCGACAATTTCTCGCGCAGCGCCTCGTAGAGATCCCCTTCGAGCGCCCGGCCGGCGTCGGTCAGCCGCAGCAGCCGCTGGCGACGGTCGCGCTCGCCGGGGCGACTTTCCACCAGCCCGCGCTCGGCCAGATCGTTGAGCACGCGGCCGAGCGATTGTTTGGTGATCGCCAGCAGCGTCAGCAGGTCGCTCACCGCCATGTCCGGGCGGCGGGCGATGAAATAGAGCGCCCGATGGTGCGCCCGTCCCAGTCCCTGCCGCGCCAGCCCGCGATCGATCGCGCGGGTGACGTGGCTATTGCCGAAATAGAGCAGTTCCAGCCCGCGGCGGATTTCCGGTTCGCGCAGGAAGAGCGGGGAGGCGGATTGGATCGAGGCGGCCATGTTGACCGGCATTGCCATCGGGCCTACCCGATCGCAACCGTCAAACCGCGCCTTTCCGCGCACCGTATCGACAGGAGGTTACCCTGGACTTCGCGTTCGAGCCGAGCCCCAATCCCGTGCCTGCCAACGAGCGTGCCGCGCGGCTCGTCGACCCGGTGTTCGGTCGTGTTCATACCGATCACATGGCGATCCTGCGCTGGTCGCAGGACAAAGGCTGGCATGACGCGAAGGTGACGGCGCGCGTGGCGTTGACGGTCGATCCCGCGACCGCCGTATTGCATTACGCGCAGGAGATTTTCGAGGGGCTGAAGGCCTATCGCATGGAGGACGGCTCGGCGGCGCTGTTCCGCCCGGACGCCAACGCGCGCCGCTTCCGCGATTCCGCGCGCCGCATGGCGATGCCGGAACTGCCCGACGAGTTGTTCCTCGCCTCGGTCGAGGCGCTCGTCCGCGCCGATCGCGATTGGATACCGACGAGCGAAGGCGGCTCGCTCTATCTCCGCCCGTTCATGATCGCCAGCGAGGCATTCCTCGGTGTGAAGCCATCGTCGGAATATCTCTATATCGTCCTCGCCTCCTCGGTCGGCTCCTATTGGAAGGGGGGGGTGAAGCCCGTCTCTTTGTGGGTGAGCCACGAATATACACGCGCTGCGCCAGGCGGCACGGGGGCGGCCAAGTGCGGCGGCAATTACGCCACCAGCCTCGTCGCGCAGGCCGAGGCGACGCGGCGCGGTTGCGACCAGGTGGTGTTCCTCGACGCGGCCGAGCGCCGCTGGATCGAAGAACTGGGTGGCATGAACATCTTCTTCGTGTTCGACGACGGCTCGATCCTCACTCCGCCGCTGACCGGCACGATCCTGCCCGGCATCACCCGCGATTCGATCCTCACGCTGGCCCGCGACCAGGGACTGACGGTGCGCGAGCAATTGTACGGCATCGACCAGTGGCGAGCGGATGCCGAGAGCGGCCATATCGTCGAGAGCTTCGCCTGCGGCACGGCGGCTGTGGTCACGCCGATCGGTCATGTTTCCGGCCCTGACTATGCGTTCCAGGTCGGCTCGGGCGGGATGGGGCAGACGACGCAGCGTTTTCTCGAGCAACTCACCGCGATCCAGCGTGGCCGTTCGCCTGACCCACATCGCTGGCTGCGGCGGCTAGGCTGATTTCGTCGCCCGCTCTGGGGACGGGGGCGGGCGATATGCTTCTTGTTCGTTCGGCTCGTCACGGTTGGCCGAATGCAATCGTGGCGGACAGATTTTCGGTTCGACGGTTAATCAGAGAATCGGGCCGCTGCGGAAAGATTCATCTGCGTGGAGGGGGCTTCCGGGTCTCCAGGGCGGTGCAAATGGCGATAATCGGTCGCTTTCGCTGGTGATGGAAATAAAATTGCAAAAGGTGGTTGACGTTGTGTGGGGTGGGACGTAG from Sphingomonas sp. CL5.1 harbors:
- a CDS encoding MarR family winged helix-turn-helix transcriptional regulator yields the protein MAASIQSASPLFLREPEIRRGLELLYFGNSHVTRAIDRGLARQGLGRAHHRALYFIARRPDMAVSDLLTLLAITKQSLGRVLNDLAERGLVESRPGERDRRQRLLRLTDAGRALEGDLYEALREKLSGAYSKAGQEAVTGFWAVLEGLIPEDERARVEALRR
- a CDS encoding branched-chain amino acid aminotransferase, producing MDFAFEPSPNPVPANERAARLVDPVFGRVHTDHMAILRWSQDKGWHDAKVTARVALTVDPATAVLHYAQEIFEGLKAYRMEDGSAALFRPDANARRFRDSARRMAMPELPDELFLASVEALVRADRDWIPTSEGGSLYLRPFMIASEAFLGVKPSSEYLYIVLASSVGSYWKGGVKPVSLWVSHEYTRAAPGGTGAAKCGGNYATSLVAQAEATRRGCDQVVFLDAAERRWIEELGGMNIFFVFDDGSILTPPLTGTILPGITRDSILTLARDQGLTVREQLYGIDQWRADAESGHIVESFACGTAAVVTPIGHVSGPDYAFQVGSGGMGQTTQRFLEQLTAIQRGRSPDPHRWLRRLG
- a CDS encoding pyrroline-5-carboxylate reductase, translating into MRLWLIGCGNMAGAMLARWIDSGTVRAGDVHVVNRKDRALPAGVHQARELPAEGAPDVVVLGVKPQQLADAAARYAARLREAPILLSILAGVDEAVLSRAFPGPTPVPVMPNLPVALGQGVCVVNAPSASAATRATVDALLAPLGEVMWARGAEYAAASTLSGCGPAYLFRFIDALAKAATALGLGEADAARLALATVRGAASLAEADGRSPAVLADAVASPGGMTRAGLNVLDEDGALDRLVRATLAAAAARGEEMAAAARG